The Pagrus major chromosome 17, Pma_NU_1.0 genome includes a region encoding these proteins:
- the sgk2b gene encoding serine/threonine-protein kinase Sgk2b, whose product MTVTRERPMTYSKMRGLVSFFSALLKGKKVGFSEFLHKFVSAQHLCQHLDPQKILQRQSKLRRETEEKGTVSSVNTETSQMKPSDFDYLKMIGKGSFGKVLLARHRKQGGYYAVKVLQKQMIVKRKEQKHVMVERSVLLKGLQHPFLVGLHFSFQTPNMLYFVLDYVNGGELFYHLQREGSFPEPRATFYAAEMAMALGYLHSLDIVYRDLKPENILLDSEGHVMLTDFGLCKEGVAKGGIMHTFCGTPEYLAPEVLQGHPYSPVVDWWSLGTVLFEMLYGMPPFYSHAKAEMFENILRAPLQLRSGASPAARSLLEGLLERDVSKRLGKGCDVVELQEHPFFASINWDDLLARKVRPPFIPKVTSPCDVSYIDPEFTIQPVPASVNERCQTGVASEAFLGFSFMNPVEYVAAELVS is encoded by the exons ATGACCGTGACTCGAGAGCGGCCGATGACCTATTCCAAAATGAGAGggcttgtgtcttttttctcaG CTCTGCTCAAGGGGAAGAAAGTCGGCTTCAGTGAATTCTTACACAAATTTGTTTCCGCTCAACATCTCTGCCAACA CCTGGACCCTCAGAAAATCCTGCAGCGGCAGAGCAAGCTGAGGcgagagacggaggagaaagGCACAGTG agCTCAGTGAACACAGAAACCTCGCA GATGAAACCATCAGATTTCGACTACCTCAAAATGATTGGCAAAGGAAGCTTTGGAAAG GTGCTGCTGGCAAGACACAGAAAACAGGGAGGCTACTATGCTGTGAAGGTGCTGCAGAAACAGATGATTGTCAAGAGGAAAGAG cAGAAGCATGTGATGGTTGAGAGGAGCGTGCTGCTGAAAGGACTTCAACATCCATTCTTGGTGGGGCTCCACTTCTCTTTCCAGACACCAAACATGCTCTACTTCGTCCTGGACTATGTTAATGGAGGAGAG CTTTTCTACCACCTTCAGAGGGAGGGGTCATTTCCTGAACCCAGAGCTACTTTCTATGCAGCAGAGATGGCCATGGCGCTGGGCTACCTCCACTCTCTTGACATTGTTTACAg AGACCTCAAACCAGAAAACATCCTGCTGGACAGTGAGGGTCACGTGATGCTGACTGACTTTGGCCTTTGTAAAGAAGGGGTGGCCAAAGGTGGGATAATGCATACATTCTGTGGAACTCCAGAGTACCTGGCTCCAGAGGTGCTACAGGGTCACCCATACAGTCCAGTAGTGGACTGGTGGAGCCTCGGCACCGTGCTTTTTGAGATGCTCTATGGAATG CCTCCATTTTATAGCCACGCCAAAGCTGAGATGTTTGAGAACATTCTGCGTGCTCCTCTGCAGCTGCGTAGTGGAGCATCTCCGGCTGCTCGTTCACTGTTAGAGGGATTGCTGGAAAGAGATGTCTCCAAACGCTTAGGGAAGGGCTGCGATGTT GTGGAGCTGCAGGAACATCCCTTCTTTGCATCCATCAACTGGGACGACCTCCTGGCGAGGAAAGTTAGACCCCCATTCATCCCGAAAGTG acTAGTCCCTGTGATGTCAGCTACATCGACCCCGAGTTCACAATACAACCTGTCCCTGCCTCTGTCAATGAGAGGTGCCAGACAGGCGTGGCCAGTGAGGCCTTCCTCGGATTCTCCTTCATGAACCCAGTGGAGTACGTGGCAGCAGAACTGGTTTCATAA
- the LOC141011817 gene encoding putative transmembrane protein 244 produces MAFKGKAVDSKTVLFNLLLCLLIFYSLFYMIGSVCFGAFRLDHFDGLIPFDFKTEPAESNSKYLVNLLSLELTYFCSGLLFAAVVRRRVWDYAFTVTLLHVMITSLVMLEFPMVWQWWLALGSGLFLMICNGQLIAYFTCQSEQSYASFSIY; encoded by the exons ATGGCATTCAAAGGCAAAGCGGTCGACTCGAAG ACCGTGCTCttcaacctgctgctgtgtctgctCATATTTTACTCTCTCTTCTACATGATTGGGAGTGTGTGCTTTGGTGCCTTCAG GTTGGATCACTTTGATGGACTGATTCCATTTGACTTCAAGACCGAACCTGCTGAATCCAACTCCAAATACTTGG TGAACCTCCTGTCCTTGGAGCTCACCTACTTTTGCAGCGGCCTTTTGTTTGCTGCAGTGGTGCGGAGGCGGGTCTGGGACTACGCCTTCACTGTCACACTTCTGCATGTAATGATCACCAGCCTAG TGATGCTGGAATTCCCCATGGTGTGGCAGTGGTGGCTGGCTTTAG GAAGCGGCTTGTTTCTGATGATCTGCAACGGTCAGCTGATCGCTTACTTCACCTGCCAGAGTGAGCAGAGCTACGCCTCCTTCAGCATCTACTGA
- the l3mbtl1b gene encoding lethal(3)malignant brain tumor-like protein 4 isoform X1 has protein sequence MTDTPPSDGPSQGAEFDMMGALDWKDGIATLPGSDIRFRMTEFGTLEIVTDLEVKGQQAAPNSETLDPAQSHTPTPPPEGQSQTSTATAPANQSQPGSSQAKAPGPVLLSLEEGPSMEGPSVEVGPSVEVGSSADAGPNGELSRCRACGGRVPRDALFQGKFCSSICAQPSSGRSSPGEARESQAVEGERLGKRVRKKRKIYMDSGDEEEENQEEPEEKAKTTKGRRGAKIAKLVTAAPNKKRAWSWPAYLEEERAIAAPVKLFKEHQSFPQSRNSFKVGMKLEGLDPSHPSLFCVLTVAEIQGYRIRLHFDGYPECYDFWANADSWDIKPAGWCEKNGHKLLLPKGCKDGEFNWSMYVKNCRGQLAPKHLFKSLNTSVTPSGFRAGMKLEAVDRKNPSLICVATIAAVVDNRLLIHFDNWDDTYDYWCDASSPYIHPVGFCEEAELTLTTPAGKTQTKTHVEYKQPKSFSWEKYLEETGTQAAPARAFKPRPPHGFQFGMKVEAVDKRNPMLIRVATIVDTEDHRLKIHFDGWSSEYDYWVETDCPDLHPVGWCQKTGHPLQYPNGSSDLLAAPGQGCPTPGCNGVGHIRGPRYGTHYTQVSCPYSEMNLNKEGLLPDRLSGERPLAISGPHPRGRRPDAHTNTTTQTAPTPDQPEGAEDSQNRKPVTVEAERLGRNSQPEPPGGASEQSHNGTRPKRTAPVPKYLKMHYVKEEIGDSKASPDAISLQQALHESVFSPGISASPPHRVALCWDKHCQLLPEVLGLTAKRVATWSAEEVACFVKGLPGCKEHAATFKTEQIDGEAFLLLTQADIVKILSIKLGPALKIYNSILMLKNADEE, from the exons ATGACTGACACTCCACCCAGTGATGGCCCCTCCCAGGGAGCTGAGTTTGACATGATGGGTGCTTTGGACTGGAAGGATGGTATTGCGACGTTGCCAGGCAGTGATATCAGG TTCCGCATGACAGAGTTTGGGACTCTTGAGATTGTCACAGACCTAGAGGTCAAAGGGCAGCAGGCAGCACCTAACAGTGAGACCTTGGACCCTGCACAGTCTCACACTCCCACCCCTCCACCAGAGGGCCAATCACAGACTAGCACAGCCACagctccagccaatcagagtcagCCAGGATCGTCTCAAGCTAAAG CCCCTGGTCCTGTGCTTCTGTCCTTAGAGGAGGGCCCCAGTATGGAGGGCCCCAGTGTGGAGGTCGGTCCCAGTGTTGAAGTTGGCTCTAGCGCAGACGCAGGTCCAAATGGAGAGCTGTCAAGATGCCGGGCTTGTGGTGGCCGTGTTCCCCGGGATGCTCTCTTTCAGGGCAAATTCTGTAGCTCCATTTGTGCCCAGCCCTCCAGTGGCAG ATCATCTCCAGGGGAGGCAAGGGAGAGTCAGGCAGTTGAGGGTGAGAGGTTGGGCAAACGTGTGCGCAAAAAGAGGAAGATCTATATGGATTCtggtgatgaagaggaagaaaaccaAGAGGAACCAGAG GAAAAGGCCAAGACTACCAAAGGCAGAAGAGGTGCCAAAATTGCCAAACTGG TGACGGCCGCACCCAATAAGAAGCGGGCGTGGAGCTGGCCTGCTTACTTGGAAGAGGAGAGGGCCATTGCTGCTCCTGTTAAACTATTCAAAGAG CACCAGTCATTTCCTCAGAGCAGGAACAGTTTTAAGGTGGGAATGAAGCTGGAGGGACTCGACCCGTCTCACCCGTCTCTGTTCTGTGTACTCACTGTTGCAGAG atCCAAGGTTATAGGATAAGACTCCACTTTGATGGTTACCCAGAATGCTACGACTTCTGGGCCAACGCCGACTCATGGGATATAAAACCAGCTGGCTGGTGTGAGAAGAATGGACATAAGTTATTGTTGCCTAAAG GTTGTAAGGATGGAGAGTTTAACTGGAGCATGTATGTGAAGAACTGCAGGGGTCAGCTGGCtccaaaacatcttttcaagAGCCTCAACACA tctgtGACTCCATCTGGATTCAGAGCAGGAATGAAACTGGAGGCGGTGGACAGGAAGAACCCGTCACTGATCTGTGTGGCCACCATCGCTGCTGTTGTTGACAACCGACTGCTCATTCATTTTGATAACTGGGACGACACGTATGATTATTG GTGTGATGCTAGCAGTCCATACATCCATCCTGTGGGGTTCTGTGAAGAGGCTGAGCTAACTCTGACCACTCCAGCTGGTAAGACACAGACCAAGACACATGTGG AATATAAGCAACCCAAGAGTTTCTCATGGGAGAAATATCTGGAAGAGACGGGCACGCAGGCTGCTCCTGCTCGGGCTTTCAAACCG CGACCTCCACATGGCTTCCAGTTTGGGATGAAAGTGGAAGCTGTTGATAAGAGGAACCCCATGCTCATCCGTGTTGCAACTATAGTGGACACAGAGGACCACCGACTAAAG ATTCATTTTGATGGCTGGAGCTCAGAGTACGACTACTGGGTGGAAACGGACTGCCCTGATCTGCACCCTGTAGGGTGGTGTCAGAAAACTGGACACCCACTACAATACCCCAACG GCTCCAGTGATTTATTAGCTGCCCCAGGACAAGGATGTCCTACCCCAGGATGCAACGGGGTTGGCCACATCAGGGGACCTCGTTATGGGACCCACTACAC tcaGGTGAGCTGTCCCTACTCGGAAATGAATCTGAACAAGGAGGGCTTGCTGCCAGATCGCCTCAGCGGAGAGCGACCCCTCGCCATTAGCGGACCTCATCCTCGTGGGCGACGCCCCGatgctcacacaaacactacGACACAGACAGCCCCGACGCCCGACCAGCCGGAAGGAGCTGAGGACTCCCAGAACAG GAAACCAGTGACAGTGGAAGCTGAGCGTTTAGGACGCAACAGCCAGCCGGAGCCACCGGGTGGAGCCAGCGAGCAGAGCCACAATGGAACGAGGCCTAAACG GACTGCTCCAGTTCCCAAATACCTGAAAATGCACTATGTCAAGGAGGAGATTGGTGATAGTAAAG CCTCTCCAGACGCCATCTCTCTTCAGCAGGCCCTCCACGAGTCGGTGTTCTCTCCCGGCATCTCCGCCTCCCCCCCCCACCGGGTGGCCCTCTGCTGGGACAAGCACTGCCAGCTGCTGCCTGAGGTCCTGGGGCTGACTGCCAAGAGAGTGGCCACTTGGAGCGCTGAGGAG GTGGCCTGTTTTGTCAAAGGACTCCCAGGATGTAAAGAACATGCTGCTACGTTTAAAACAGAG CAAATAGATGGCGAGGCCTTCCTGCTGCTCACCCAAGCAGACATCGTCAAGATCCTGTCAATCAAGTTAGGACCCGCCCTGAAGATCTACAACTCCATCCTCATGTTGAAGAACGCGGACGAAGAGTAA
- the l3mbtl1b gene encoding lethal(3)malignant brain tumor-like protein 4 isoform X2, whose product MTDTPPSDGPSQGAEFDMMGALDWKDGIATLPGSDIRFRMTEFGTLEIVTDLEVKGQQAAPNSETLDPAQSHTPTPPPEGQSQTSTATAPANQSQPGSSQAKAPGPVLLSLEEGPSMEGPSVEVGPSVEVGSSADAGPNGELSRCRACGGRVPRDALFQGKFCSSICAQPSSGRSSPGEARESQAVEGERLGKRVRKKRKIYMDSGDEEEENQEEPEEKAKTTKGRRGAKIAKLVTAAPNKKRAWSWPAYLEEERAIAAPVKLFKEHQSFPQSRNSFKVGMKLEGLDPSHPSLFCVLTVAEIQGYRIRLHFDGYPECYDFWANADSWDIKPAGWCEKNGHKLLLPKGCKDGEFNWSMYVKNCRGQLAPKHLFKSLNTSVTPSGFRAGMKLEAVDRKNPSLICVATIAAVVDNRLLIHFDNWDDTYDYWCDASSPYIHPVGFCEEAELTLTTPAEYKQPKSFSWEKYLEETGTQAAPARAFKPRPPHGFQFGMKVEAVDKRNPMLIRVATIVDTEDHRLKIHFDGWSSEYDYWVETDCPDLHPVGWCQKTGHPLQYPNGSSDLLAAPGQGCPTPGCNGVGHIRGPRYGTHYTQVSCPYSEMNLNKEGLLPDRLSGERPLAISGPHPRGRRPDAHTNTTTQTAPTPDQPEGAEDSQNRKPVTVEAERLGRNSQPEPPGGASEQSHNGTRPKRTAPVPKYLKMHYVKEEIGDSKASPDAISLQQALHESVFSPGISASPPHRVALCWDKHCQLLPEVLGLTAKRVATWSAEEVACFVKGLPGCKEHAATFKTEQIDGEAFLLLTQADIVKILSIKLGPALKIYNSILMLKNADEE is encoded by the exons ATGACTGACACTCCACCCAGTGATGGCCCCTCCCAGGGAGCTGAGTTTGACATGATGGGTGCTTTGGACTGGAAGGATGGTATTGCGACGTTGCCAGGCAGTGATATCAGG TTCCGCATGACAGAGTTTGGGACTCTTGAGATTGTCACAGACCTAGAGGTCAAAGGGCAGCAGGCAGCACCTAACAGTGAGACCTTGGACCCTGCACAGTCTCACACTCCCACCCCTCCACCAGAGGGCCAATCACAGACTAGCACAGCCACagctccagccaatcagagtcagCCAGGATCGTCTCAAGCTAAAG CCCCTGGTCCTGTGCTTCTGTCCTTAGAGGAGGGCCCCAGTATGGAGGGCCCCAGTGTGGAGGTCGGTCCCAGTGTTGAAGTTGGCTCTAGCGCAGACGCAGGTCCAAATGGAGAGCTGTCAAGATGCCGGGCTTGTGGTGGCCGTGTTCCCCGGGATGCTCTCTTTCAGGGCAAATTCTGTAGCTCCATTTGTGCCCAGCCCTCCAGTGGCAG ATCATCTCCAGGGGAGGCAAGGGAGAGTCAGGCAGTTGAGGGTGAGAGGTTGGGCAAACGTGTGCGCAAAAAGAGGAAGATCTATATGGATTCtggtgatgaagaggaagaaaaccaAGAGGAACCAGAG GAAAAGGCCAAGACTACCAAAGGCAGAAGAGGTGCCAAAATTGCCAAACTGG TGACGGCCGCACCCAATAAGAAGCGGGCGTGGAGCTGGCCTGCTTACTTGGAAGAGGAGAGGGCCATTGCTGCTCCTGTTAAACTATTCAAAGAG CACCAGTCATTTCCTCAGAGCAGGAACAGTTTTAAGGTGGGAATGAAGCTGGAGGGACTCGACCCGTCTCACCCGTCTCTGTTCTGTGTACTCACTGTTGCAGAG atCCAAGGTTATAGGATAAGACTCCACTTTGATGGTTACCCAGAATGCTACGACTTCTGGGCCAACGCCGACTCATGGGATATAAAACCAGCTGGCTGGTGTGAGAAGAATGGACATAAGTTATTGTTGCCTAAAG GTTGTAAGGATGGAGAGTTTAACTGGAGCATGTATGTGAAGAACTGCAGGGGTCAGCTGGCtccaaaacatcttttcaagAGCCTCAACACA tctgtGACTCCATCTGGATTCAGAGCAGGAATGAAACTGGAGGCGGTGGACAGGAAGAACCCGTCACTGATCTGTGTGGCCACCATCGCTGCTGTTGTTGACAACCGACTGCTCATTCATTTTGATAACTGGGACGACACGTATGATTATTG GTGTGATGCTAGCAGTCCATACATCCATCCTGTGGGGTTCTGTGAAGAGGCTGAGCTAACTCTGACCACTCCAGCTG AATATAAGCAACCCAAGAGTTTCTCATGGGAGAAATATCTGGAAGAGACGGGCACGCAGGCTGCTCCTGCTCGGGCTTTCAAACCG CGACCTCCACATGGCTTCCAGTTTGGGATGAAAGTGGAAGCTGTTGATAAGAGGAACCCCATGCTCATCCGTGTTGCAACTATAGTGGACACAGAGGACCACCGACTAAAG ATTCATTTTGATGGCTGGAGCTCAGAGTACGACTACTGGGTGGAAACGGACTGCCCTGATCTGCACCCTGTAGGGTGGTGTCAGAAAACTGGACACCCACTACAATACCCCAACG GCTCCAGTGATTTATTAGCTGCCCCAGGACAAGGATGTCCTACCCCAGGATGCAACGGGGTTGGCCACATCAGGGGACCTCGTTATGGGACCCACTACAC tcaGGTGAGCTGTCCCTACTCGGAAATGAATCTGAACAAGGAGGGCTTGCTGCCAGATCGCCTCAGCGGAGAGCGACCCCTCGCCATTAGCGGACCTCATCCTCGTGGGCGACGCCCCGatgctcacacaaacactacGACACAGACAGCCCCGACGCCCGACCAGCCGGAAGGAGCTGAGGACTCCCAGAACAG GAAACCAGTGACAGTGGAAGCTGAGCGTTTAGGACGCAACAGCCAGCCGGAGCCACCGGGTGGAGCCAGCGAGCAGAGCCACAATGGAACGAGGCCTAAACG GACTGCTCCAGTTCCCAAATACCTGAAAATGCACTATGTCAAGGAGGAGATTGGTGATAGTAAAG CCTCTCCAGACGCCATCTCTCTTCAGCAGGCCCTCCACGAGTCGGTGTTCTCTCCCGGCATCTCCGCCTCCCCCCCCCACCGGGTGGCCCTCTGCTGGGACAAGCACTGCCAGCTGCTGCCTGAGGTCCTGGGGCTGACTGCCAAGAGAGTGGCCACTTGGAGCGCTGAGGAG GTGGCCTGTTTTGTCAAAGGACTCCCAGGATGTAAAGAACATGCTGCTACGTTTAAAACAGAG CAAATAGATGGCGAGGCCTTCCTGCTGCTCACCCAAGCAGACATCGTCAAGATCCTGTCAATCAAGTTAGGACCCGCCCTGAAGATCTACAACTCCATCCTCATGTTGAAGAACGCGGACGAAGAGTAA